Proteins encoded together in one Procambarus clarkii isolate CNS0578487 chromosome 67, FALCON_Pclarkii_2.0, whole genome shotgun sequence window:
- the LOC123767534 gene encoding uncharacterized protein isoform X1, with translation MMMITVTPAPPHSLFTTVEADTVGTMLKPFTLQVAICVASILPIFGGSFLENSLTSVLQSELKKFHQFIIPIVTGVHINTPVTSVIVSAWNTSVLGYDDAYITHFLPPIPLISNVVELELVIESLYLSSDAYNLYGTHKGKKIVARGVGEILMENFSVKVSFKTQSYNLLPVSLCILQESLLIDLSIDKLFVRFEGADLINDDIGINGRSVVAGFEEELNKNARLLENNINKATCRMAW, from the exons ATGATGATGATCACTGTCACTCCAGCGCCTCCTCACAG TTTGTTTACTACTGTTGAAGCGGACACCGTTGGCACCATGTTGAAACCTTTTACCTTGCAAGTTGCAATCTGCGTGGCCTCCATCCTGCCTATATTTGGCG GCAGTTTCTTGGAGAATAGTCTGACCAGTGTGCTCCAGAGTGAGCTGAAGAAGTTCCACCAATTCATCATTCCTATCGTCACCGGAGTTCACATCAACACCCCCGTCACCAG TGTTATAGTGAGCGCCTGGAACACCTCTGTGCTAGGCTATGACGACGCCTACATTACCCACTTCCTCCCTCCTATCCCGCTCATCTCCAATGTT GTGGAACTGGAACTGGTGATAGAGAGTCTGTACTTGTCCAGCGACGCCTATAATCTCTACGGCACCCACAAGGGAAAGAAAATCGTGGCTCGCGGAGTGGGAGA GATCCTAATGGAGAACTTCAGCGTGAAGGTGTCCTTCAAGACTCAGAGCTACAACCTCTTGCCCGTGTCATTATGCATCTTGCAAGAGTCTCTCCTTATCGACCTCAGCATTGACAAACTATTC GTTCGTTTTGAGGGCGCTGACCTCATCAACGATGACATTGGCATCAACGGGCGGAGTGTTGTGGCAGGGTTTGAGGAGGAACTGAACAAGAACGCTCGCCTACTCGAGAACAACATCAACAAGGCCACCTGCAGGATGGCCTGGTAG
- the LOC123767534 gene encoding uncharacterized protein isoform X2, with protein sequence MLKPFTLQVAICVASILPIFGGSFLENSLTSVLQSELKKFHQFIIPIVTGVHINTPVTSVIVSAWNTSVLGYDDAYITHFLPPIPLISNVVELELVIESLYLSSDAYNLYGTHKGKKIVARGVGEILMENFSVKVSFKTQSYNLLPVSLCILQESLLIDLSIDKLFVRFEGADLINDDIGINGRSVVAGFEEELNKNARLLENNINKATCRMAW encoded by the exons ATGTTGAAACCTTTTACCTTGCAAGTTGCAATCTGCGTGGCCTCCATCCTGCCTATATTTGGCG GCAGTTTCTTGGAGAATAGTCTGACCAGTGTGCTCCAGAGTGAGCTGAAGAAGTTCCACCAATTCATCATTCCTATCGTCACCGGAGTTCACATCAACACCCCCGTCACCAG TGTTATAGTGAGCGCCTGGAACACCTCTGTGCTAGGCTATGACGACGCCTACATTACCCACTTCCTCCCTCCTATCCCGCTCATCTCCAATGTT GTGGAACTGGAACTGGTGATAGAGAGTCTGTACTTGTCCAGCGACGCCTATAATCTCTACGGCACCCACAAGGGAAAGAAAATCGTGGCTCGCGGAGTGGGAGA GATCCTAATGGAGAACTTCAGCGTGAAGGTGTCCTTCAAGACTCAGAGCTACAACCTCTTGCCCGTGTCATTATGCATCTTGCAAGAGTCTCTCCTTATCGACCTCAGCATTGACAAACTATTC GTTCGTTTTGAGGGCGCTGACCTCATCAACGATGACATTGGCATCAACGGGCGGAGTGTTGTGGCAGGGTTTGAGGAGGAACTGAACAAGAACGCTCGCCTACTCGAGAACAACATCAACAAGGCCACCTGCAGGATGGCCTGGTAG